Proteins from a single region of Deltaproteobacteria bacterium:
- a CDS encoding Hsp20 family protein yields the protein MRNIELPKDVHADQVKASFKNGILEVRVPKTEEAKTKEIKVKVD from the coding sequence GTGCGCAATATCGAGCTGCCCAAAGATGTGCACGCGGACCAGGTCAAGGCTTCGTTCAAGAATGGCATTTTGGAAGTGAGAGTGCCGAAAACCGAAGAGGCCAAGACCAAAGAGATCAAGGTGAAGGTGGACTGA
- a CDS encoding universal stress protein: MYSKMLIPLDGSKTAEKVLPYARHLAGKLKVPAELLAVIDIAELATHIAAEKARFLDTMIEDGVRNSESYLRKTAATLGGAGVNCTVEKGKAADSIIEHAAKDKNTLIAMATHGRSGLNRFMLGSVAGKVLRGTTNPLLLVRAAEGANADGAASVKTVIVPLDGSELAESVLPAAVDLAKGLEAEIVLFRAYNIPYGAYSSGDGFYDPVNLDALLASVKDEATEYLERKTEELKRKGMAKVSFVAKEGFSADEIIGFARETKDSMIAMCTHGRSGVKRFVLGSVTETVVRHSGEPVLVMRGVS; this comes from the coding sequence ATGTATAGCAAAATGTTGATACCGCTCGATGGTTCGAAGACCGCAGAAAAGGTTCTGCCCTACGCGCGCCACTTGGCCGGTAAGCTCAAAGTGCCCGCGGAGTTGCTCGCCGTGATCGACATCGCCGAGCTGGCGACCCATATCGCCGCCGAGAAAGCCCGGTTCTTGGACACGATGATTGAAGATGGCGTGCGCAACAGCGAGAGCTACCTGCGCAAGACCGCCGCGACCCTCGGCGGCGCAGGCGTCAATTGCACCGTTGAGAAAGGCAAGGCGGCGGATTCGATTATCGAGCATGCTGCCAAGGATAAGAACACGCTGATCGCCATGGCCACCCATGGCCGCTCGGGGTTAAACCGCTTCATGCTTGGCAGTGTTGCGGGAAAAGTGCTGCGCGGCACGACCAATCCGCTGCTGCTCGTGCGCGCCGCCGAGGGAGCGAACGCCGATGGCGCCGCCAGCGTAAAAACGGTCATTGTGCCGCTGGACGGCTCCGAATTGGCGGAGAGCGTGCTGCCGGCGGCGGTCGATCTGGCCAAGGGTCTCGAGGCGGAGATCGTACTGTTTCGCGCTTACAATATCCCCTACGGCGCCTACTCGAGCGGCGACGGCTTTTACGACCCGGTCAATCTCGACGCCCTGTTGGCGAGCGTCAAGGACGAGGCCACCGAATATCTTGAGCGCAAAACCGAGGAGTTGAAGCGCAAGGGGATGGCGAAAGTTTCGTTTGTTGCCAAAGAAGGGTTTAGCGCCGATGAAATCATCGGGTTTGCGCGCGAGACCAAAGACAGCATGATCGCCATGTGCACCCACGGGCGCTCCGGCGTGAAGCGTTTCGTGCTCGGCAGTGTGACCGAGACGGTCGTGCGCCATTCGGGCGAGCCGGTTTTGGTGATGCGCGGGGTGAGCTGA
- a CDS encoding universal stress protein, producing the protein MISKILVPLDGSKLAEQVLPYARLLAEAFGAEVELLRVTDPDARPPFVGQPSGDYLKMAALRCLPGVSYFCVESTGSPAQTIIEASRKADLIAMATHGTSGLRRWLLGSVASKVAQSATLPLLLVRPLEGASSSLMAPLKTVFVPLDGSPLAEKVLPQVIPIAKKLALQVHLLRVYAPPLSAYVAADGMIVPGAVDFQNPLKEEAQSYLDAKVAELQAEGLERVVATALEGDAADEIIELALKTSDNLIAMTTHGRSGLGRWVMGSVAEKIVQHSRDPVLLVRPL; encoded by the coding sequence ATGATTTCGAAGATTCTCGTGCCGCTCGACGGCTCCAAGCTGGCCGAGCAGGTTTTACCCTACGCGCGCTTGTTGGCCGAGGCCTTTGGCGCCGAGGTCGAGCTTTTGCGCGTGACCGATCCTGACGCTCGGCCGCCGTTTGTCGGGCAGCCGAGCGGCGATTACTTGAAAATGGCCGCGCTGCGATGCTTGCCCGGCGTGAGTTACTTTTGCGTTGAGAGCACCGGTTCGCCGGCACAAACGATCATCGAAGCAAGCCGTAAGGCAGACCTGATCGCGATGGCGACCCACGGCACATCGGGATTGCGCCGGTGGCTGCTCGGCAGCGTCGCCAGCAAGGTGGCCCAGAGCGCCACTCTACCGCTGCTCTTGGTGCGCCCCCTTGAAGGGGCATCGTCTTCCTTGATGGCGCCGCTGAAAACCGTCTTTGTGCCGCTCGACGGCTCGCCACTGGCGGAGAAAGTCTTGCCGCAGGTGATTCCGATCGCCAAGAAGCTGGCGCTGCAAGTGCATCTGCTGCGCGTATATGCGCCGCCCTTGAGCGCCTACGTCGCCGCCGATGGCATGATCGTTCCTGGTGCTGTCGATTTTCAGAACCCACTCAAGGAAGAAGCGCAGAGTTACTTGGACGCGAAAGTTGCTGAGCTGCAGGCCGAAGGTTTGGAGCGCGTTGTCGCGACGGCGCTGGAAGGCGACGCCGCCGACGAAATCATCGAGCTGGCGTTGAAAACTTCAGACAACTTGATTGCAATGACGACCCACGGCCGCTCTGGCCTTGGCCGCTGGGTGATGGGCAGTGTGGCGGAAAAAATTGTCCAGCATTCGCGCGATCCGGTCTTGCTGGTACGGCCGCTGTGA
- a CDS encoding CBS domain-containing protein — protein sequence MKNGKEGVVKEIMMGSPVTLKPDDTLDLANDVISLGRIRHIPVIDDGRLVGMITERDLLGTASTQIFGLKQKNKSALLKSVAIKKVMKKRVITVAPDTPIKEAAHLMAEKKIGCVPVVSAGALVGLVTTTDILRYVEGLD from the coding sequence ATGAAAAACGGCAAAGAAGGGGTCGTAAAGGAGATCATGATGGGCTCGCCCGTAACGCTCAAACCGGACGACACCCTGGACTTGGCCAATGACGTTATTTCCCTCGGCAGGATTCGCCACATTCCGGTGATCGACGACGGCCGCCTGGTTGGCATGATCACCGAGCGCGATCTCCTCGGCACGGCGAGCACGCAGATCTTTGGGCTCAAACAGAAAAACAAGTCAGCGCTGTTAAAGAGCGTAGCGATCAAGAAAGTGATGAAAAAGCGCGTGATCACCGTCGCGCCGGACACGCCGATCAAAGAAGCGGCCCATCTGATGGCGGAGAAAAAAATCGGCTGTGTCCCGGTGGTCAGCGCCGGCGCCTTGGTCGGGCTGGTGACGACCACCGATATTCTTCGTTACGTCGAGGGCCTGGACTAA
- a CDS encoding CBS domain-containing protein, whose product MKTRTGPIVFSSLKNQRRFFARLKIRSRHGALIAEFSSEDLSFCLAWTVQNKRLANQLATTCSKEVGRMKVVEVMTRNPLSVLPSETVGKVEELMAEHSIRQIPVIEGRELVGIVTDRDVRAHVSRSLGESPEAYEKARRTLVRDLMTTDPTLLGPDDDLRGAIELLIEEKFGAIPVVDEAEGLVGIVSYVDVLRCFLDRLEED is encoded by the coding sequence ATGAAAACGCGAACGGGTCCAATTGTTTTCTCATCCCTAAAAAATCAGCGGCGATTTTTCGCAAGATTGAAAATTAGATCGCGCCACGGTGCGCTAATCGCTGAATTCTCCAGCGAAGATTTATCCTTTTGCTTGGCATGGACAGTGCAGAACAAAAGACTGGCGAACCAACTCGCCACTACGTGCAGCAAGGAGGTAGGGAGGATGAAAGTTGTCGAGGTCATGACCCGCAATCCGTTATCGGTTCTGCCGAGTGAAACCGTCGGCAAAGTTGAAGAGTTGATGGCGGAGCACAGTATTCGGCAGATTCCCGTGATCGAAGGCCGGGAGCTGGTCGGCATCGTCACCGACCGCGACGTGCGCGCTCATGTCAGCCGCTCGTTGGGAGAAAGCCCGGAAGCCTATGAGAAAGCCCGCAGGACGCTGGTGCGAGATCTGATGACTACTGACCCAACATTGTTGGGGCCCGACGACGATCTGCGCGGCGCGATCGAGTTGTTGATCGAAGAGAAGTTCGGCGCCATTCCCGTCGTCGACGAGGCCGAAGGGCTAGTGGGGATCGTCAGCTATGTCGACGTGCTGCGCTGCTTTTTAGACCGGTTAGAGGAGGACTGA